Genomic segment of Planctomycetota bacterium:
GCTGTGCGGCGGTGGCCATCGCGCAGGCCGTCGGGGCGGCGTACATCCGCGTCAACATTCTCACCGGCGCCCGGCTGGCCGATCAGGGCGTCATTCAAGGCATCGCGCACGACCTGCTGCGCCTGCGGGCGAACCTTGGGGCGGAGCATATTCGCATCATGGCGGACGTCGATGTGAAACATTCCGCGCCGCTCGGGCCGGTCGGACTCGAAAGCGAAGTGGCGGACACCCTTGAGCGCGGCGGGGCGGACGCGCTGATCGCCAGCGGCGCCGGCACCGGCAAGACGACGCCGCTCGATAAACTCACGCGCATCAAGATGCTCGCCGGCGAAGCGCCCGTCTACGTCGGCAGCGGGATCACCATCGACACGATCGGCGACTACCTGAGCGTGGCCGACGGCGTGATCGTCGGCACGTCGCTCAAAACCGACGGCGTGGTCGATGTGCAAAAGGTCAAAGCGCTGATGCACGCGGCGGGGTGAGATAGAGTGCCAAGCCGCAAGCGGCTTCAGGCGGGGTGTCTGATCCCCCTCCCTTGAAGGGAGGGGTTAGGGGAGGGTGAATCGTATCAGTCCGGTGCGGCTCCCTATCGATGCGGACGCGTCATTGAACTGATGCGATTCACCCCCTCCCGGCCTCCCCCTCAAGGGGGAGGAGTCAAAGCGCGCGGCTTTATGATTCGGCGGGGTGTTCGACGCCCCATCCGCCGAGGCGTGCGGCGTTTCGGCGGGACCAGATCACCAAAAGCGTCAGGCCGATGACGAGCATGAGC
This window contains:
- a CDS encoding BtpA/SgcQ family protein, whose protein sequence is MNHPRVTPLPRVIGMLHLHPLPGSPRYGGDLTAVREALLIDADALLAGGVDGLMIENFGDTPFYPGAVPAATIAHITALAAEITKRFDLPLGINVLRNDGCAAVAIAQAVGAAYIRVNILTGARLADQGVIQGIAHDLLRLRANLGAEHIRIMADVDVKHSAPLGPVGLESEVADTLERGGADALIASGAGTGKTTPLDKLTRIKMLAGEAPVYVGSGITIDTIGDYLSVADGVIVGTSLKTDGVVDVQKVKALMHAAG